The proteins below are encoded in one region of Drosophila santomea strain STO CAGO 1482 chromosome 3R, Prin_Dsan_1.1, whole genome shotgun sequence:
- the LOC120453015 gene encoding myosin light chain alkali isoform X1: MADVPKREVENVEFVFEVMGSPGEGIDAVDLGDALRALNLNPTLALIEKLGGTKKRNEKKIKLDEFLPIYSQVKKEKEQGCYEDFIECLKLYDKEENGTMLLAELQHALLALGENLDDEQVETLFADCMDPEDDEGFIPYSQFVQRLMSDPVVFD; encoded by the exons ATG GCTGATGTTCCAAAGCGTGAAGTTGAAA ATGTCGAATTCGTTTTCGAAGTCATGGGCTCCCCCGGTGAGGGCATCGATGCCGTCGACCTAGGTGATGCCCTCCGCGCTCTGAACTTGAACCCCACCTTGGCGCTGATCGAGAAATTGGGCGGCACCAAGAAGCGCAACGAGAAGAAGATCAAGCTGGATGAGTTCCTGCCCATCTACTCACAGGtcaagaaggagaaggagcagggCTGCTACGAGGACTTCATCGAGTGCTTGAAGCTCTACGACAAGGAGGAGAACGGCACCATGTTGCTGGCTGAGCTGCAGCACGCCCTGCTGGCGCTTG GTGAGAACTTGGATGACGAGCAGGTGGAGACCCTGTTCGCCGACTGCATGGATCCCGAGGATGATGAAGGATTTATCCCCTACTCTC AGTTCGTCCAGCGCCTGATGAGCGATCCCGTCGTCTTCGACTAA
- the LOC120453015 gene encoding myosin light chain alkali isoform X2, which produces MADVPKREVENVEFVFEVMGSPGEGIDAVDLGDALRALNLNPTLALIEKLGGTKKRNEKKIKLDEFLPIYSQVKKEKEQGCYEDFIECLKLYDKEENGTMLLAELQHALLALGENLDDEQVETLFADCMDPEDDEGFIPYSPFLARMCDRPDQLK; this is translated from the exons ATG GCTGATGTTCCAAAGCGTGAAGTTGAAA ATGTCGAATTCGTTTTCGAAGTCATGGGCTCCCCCGGTGAGGGCATCGATGCCGTCGACCTAGGTGATGCCCTCCGCGCTCTGAACTTGAACCCCACCTTGGCGCTGATCGAGAAATTGGGCGGCACCAAGAAGCGCAACGAGAAGAAGATCAAGCTGGATGAGTTCCTGCCCATCTACTCACAGGtcaagaaggagaaggagcagggCTGCTACGAGGACTTCATCGAGTGCTTGAAGCTCTACGACAAGGAGGAGAACGGCACCATGTTGCTGGCTGAGCTGCAGCACGCCCTGCTGGCGCTTG GTGAGAACTTGGATGACGAGCAGGTGGAGACCCTGTTCGCCGACTGCATGGATCCCGAGGATGATGAAGGATTTATCCCCTACTCTC CATTCCTCGCCAGAATGTGTGACAGACCTGATCAGCTAAAATAG
- the LOC120451093 gene encoding microtubule-associated protein tau isoform X9 — protein MADVLEKSSLLDAVPPLGDPHPPLPHQQLQQEAAAPPAAANAAPPHQQQQPQQQQLQQKPANARANQDQKEGDNDSGVDESTQEKDRNGPNSPSSPVKTPTSTSSKPDKSGTSRPPSATPSNKSAPKSRSASKNRLLLKTPEPEPVKKVPMNKVQVGHAPSPNLKAVRSKIGSLDNATYKPGGGHVKIESKKIDIKAAPRIEAKNDKYMPKGGEKKIVTTKLQWNAKSKIGSLENAAHKPGGGDKKIETLKMDFKDKAKPKVGSTANVKHQPGGGDIKDNNPKDIQTQKLEIKAQSKVGSLDNVKHKPGGGEKKIFDDKDYLKNVEHSVALTTPPTQFAAQGRLIATIHLEFGLCNSDCYWKAPRIQRATTLTSSMSLPAECLVLSVSMPSLNSEPKRPKSAGPKKKPGQAVHSKPFRLY, from the exons ATGGCGGATGTCCTGGAGAAAAGCTCACTGCTGGATGCTGTGCCACCACTAGGCGACCCCCACCCACCGCTGCCCcaccagcagctgcaacaggaagcagcagcaccaccagcagcagcaaatgccgCACCaccgcatcagcagcagcagccacaacaacagcaactgcaacagaaGCCAGCAAATGCGAGGGCTAATCAGGATCAAAAAG AGGGTGACAATGACAGCGGCGTTGATGAGTCCACTCAGGAGAAG GATCGCAACGGACCCAACTCGCCCAGTTCGCCCGTGAAAACGCCCACATCGACCTCATCGAAGCCGGACAAGTCGGGCACGTCGCGCCCACCGAGTGCCACGCCCTCGAACAAATCAGCACCCAAGTCGCGCAGCGCCTCCAAGAATCGCTTGCTCCTCAAGACCCCCGAACCCGAGCCAGTCAAGAAAG TTCCAATGAACAAGGTACAAGTGGGACATGCGCCTTCGCCCAATCTGAAGGCGGTACGCTCCAAGATCGGATCCCTGGACAATGCCACCTATAAGCCGGGTGGTGGCCACGTGAAAATCGAGTCCAAGAAGATCGACATCAAGGCAGCACCGCGCATAGAGGCCAAGAACGACAAGTACATGCCAAAGGGCGGCGAAAAGAAG ATAGTTACAACAAAGTTGCAGTGGAATGCCAAGTCCAAAATCGGTTCGCTGGAGAATGCCGCCCACAAGCCGGGAGGCGGGGACAAGAAGATAGAGACCCTGAAGATGGACTTCAAGGACAAGGCCAAGCCGAAGGTCGGCTCGACGGCCAATGTGAAGCATCAGCCAGGTGGCGGAGACATCAAG GATAACAACCCCAAGGAT ATCCAAACGCAAAAACTAGAAATTAAGGCACAAAGCAAAGTTGGCTCTTTGGATAATGTAAAGCACAAGCCCGGTGGCGGTGAGAAGAAGATTTTCGATGATAAggattatttgaaaaatgttgaacACTCTGTTGCACTGACAACACCACCAACACAG TTTGCGGCACAAGGGCGCTTGATTGCCACGATCCATCTAGAATTCGGTCTCTGTAACTCAGACTGT TATTGGAAGGCGCCGCGCATCCAGCGGGCCACCACACTCACCTCGTCCATGTCCCTGCCAGCGGAGTGCCTGGTCCTATCCGTGTCCATGCCCTCGCTCAACTCGGAGCCCAAGCGTCCCAAGAGTGCGGGGCCCAAGAAGAAGCCCGGCCAGGCCGTCCACTCGAAGCCATTCCGCCTGTATTGA
- the LOC120451093 gene encoding microtubule-associated protein tau isoform X10 — translation MADVLEKSSLLDAVPPLGDPHPPLPHQQLQQEAAAPPAAANAAPPHQQQQPQQQQLQQKPANARANQDQKEGDNDSGVDESTQEKDRNGPNSPSSPVKTPTSTSSKPDKSGTSRPPSATPSNKSAPKSRSASKNRLLLKTPEPEPVKKVPMNKVQVGHAPSPNLKAVRSKIGSLDNATYKPGGGHVKIESKKIDIKAAPRIEAKNDKYMPKGGEKKIVTTKLQWNAKSKIGSLENAAHKPGGGDKKIETLKMDFKDKAKPKVGSTANVKHQPGGGDIKIQTQKLEIKAQSKVGSLDNVKHKPGGGEKKIFDDKDYLKNVEHSVALTTPPTQFAAQGRLIATIHLEFGLCNSDCYWKAPRIQRATTLTSSMSLPAECLVLSVSMPSLNSEPKRPKSAGPKKKPGQAVHSKPFRLY, via the exons ATGGCGGATGTCCTGGAGAAAAGCTCACTGCTGGATGCTGTGCCACCACTAGGCGACCCCCACCCACCGCTGCCCcaccagcagctgcaacaggaagcagcagcaccaccagcagcagcaaatgccgCACCaccgcatcagcagcagcagccacaacaacagcaactgcaacagaaGCCAGCAAATGCGAGGGCTAATCAGGATCAAAAAG AGGGTGACAATGACAGCGGCGTTGATGAGTCCACTCAGGAGAAG GATCGCAACGGACCCAACTCGCCCAGTTCGCCCGTGAAAACGCCCACATCGACCTCATCGAAGCCGGACAAGTCGGGCACGTCGCGCCCACCGAGTGCCACGCCCTCGAACAAATCAGCACCCAAGTCGCGCAGCGCCTCCAAGAATCGCTTGCTCCTCAAGACCCCCGAACCCGAGCCAGTCAAGAAAG TTCCAATGAACAAGGTACAAGTGGGACATGCGCCTTCGCCCAATCTGAAGGCGGTACGCTCCAAGATCGGATCCCTGGACAATGCCACCTATAAGCCGGGTGGTGGCCACGTGAAAATCGAGTCCAAGAAGATCGACATCAAGGCAGCACCGCGCATAGAGGCCAAGAACGACAAGTACATGCCAAAGGGCGGCGAAAAGAAG ATAGTTACAACAAAGTTGCAGTGGAATGCCAAGTCCAAAATCGGTTCGCTGGAGAATGCCGCCCACAAGCCGGGAGGCGGGGACAAGAAGATAGAGACCCTGAAGATGGACTTCAAGGACAAGGCCAAGCCGAAGGTCGGCTCGACGGCCAATGTGAAGCATCAGCCAGGTGGCGGAGACATCAAG ATCCAAACGCAAAAACTAGAAATTAAGGCACAAAGCAAAGTTGGCTCTTTGGATAATGTAAAGCACAAGCCCGGTGGCGGTGAGAAGAAGATTTTCGATGATAAggattatttgaaaaatgttgaacACTCTGTTGCACTGACAACACCACCAACACAG TTTGCGGCACAAGGGCGCTTGATTGCCACGATCCATCTAGAATTCGGTCTCTGTAACTCAGACTGT TATTGGAAGGCGCCGCGCATCCAGCGGGCCACCACACTCACCTCGTCCATGTCCCTGCCAGCGGAGTGCCTGGTCCTATCCGTGTCCATGCCCTCGCTCAACTCGGAGCCCAAGCGTCCCAAGAGTGCGGGGCCCAAGAAGAAGCCCGGCCAGGCCGTCCACTCGAAGCCATTCCGCCTGTATTGA
- the LOC120451093 gene encoding microtubule-associated protein tau isoform X13 encodes MADVLEKSSLLDAVPPLGDPHPPLPHQQLQQEAAAPPAAANAAPPHQQQQPQQQQLQQKPANARANQDQKEGDNDSGVDESTQEKDRNGPNSPSSPVKTPTSTSSKPDKSGTSRPPSATPSNKSAPKSRSASKNRLLLKTPEPEPVKKVPMNKVQVGHAPSPNLKAVRSKIGSLDNATYKPGGGHVKIESKKIDIKAAPRIEAKNDKYMPKGGEKKIVTTKLQWNAKSKIGSLENAAHKPGGGDKKIETLKMDFKDKAKPKVGSTANVKHQPGGGDIKSYDRKMNIIYGEGSKIVSHCANNKRLDQNLYNEEE; translated from the exons ATGGCGGATGTCCTGGAGAAAAGCTCACTGCTGGATGCTGTGCCACCACTAGGCGACCCCCACCCACCGCTGCCCcaccagcagctgcaacaggaagcagcagcaccaccagcagcagcaaatgccgCACCaccgcatcagcagcagcagccacaacaacagcaactgcaacagaaGCCAGCAAATGCGAGGGCTAATCAGGATCAAAAAG AGGGTGACAATGACAGCGGCGTTGATGAGTCCACTCAGGAGAAG GATCGCAACGGACCCAACTCGCCCAGTTCGCCCGTGAAAACGCCCACATCGACCTCATCGAAGCCGGACAAGTCGGGCACGTCGCGCCCACCGAGTGCCACGCCCTCGAACAAATCAGCACCCAAGTCGCGCAGCGCCTCCAAGAATCGCTTGCTCCTCAAGACCCCCGAACCCGAGCCAGTCAAGAAAG TTCCAATGAACAAGGTACAAGTGGGACATGCGCCTTCGCCCAATCTGAAGGCGGTACGCTCCAAGATCGGATCCCTGGACAATGCCACCTATAAGCCGGGTGGTGGCCACGTGAAAATCGAGTCCAAGAAGATCGACATCAAGGCAGCACCGCGCATAGAGGCCAAGAACGACAAGTACATGCCAAAGGGCGGCGAAAAGAAG ATAGTTACAACAAAGTTGCAGTGGAATGCCAAGTCCAAAATCGGTTCGCTGGAGAATGCCGCCCACAAGCCGGGAGGCGGGGACAAGAAGATAGAGACCCTGAAGATGGACTTCAAGGACAAGGCCAAGCCGAAGGTCGGCTCGACGGCCAATGTGAAGCATCAGCCAGGTGGCGGAGACATCAAG AGCTACGATAGGAAGATGAACATCATCTATGGCGAGGGCTCCAAAATAGTCAGCCATTGCGCCAATAACAAACGTTTGGATCAGAATTTGTATAATGAGGAGGAGTAG
- the LOC120451093 gene encoding microtubule-associated protein tau isoform X11 has translation MADVLEKSSLLDAVPPLGDPHPPLPHQQLQQEAAAPPAAANAAPPHQQQQPQQQQLQQKPANARANQDQKEGDNDSGVDESTQEKDRNGPNSPSSPVKTPTSTSSKPDKSGTSRPPSATPSNKSAPKSRSASKNRLLLKTPEPEPVKKVPMNKVQVGHAPSPNLKAVRSKIGSLDNATYKPGGGHVKIESKKIDIKAAPRIEAKNDKYMPKGGEKKIVTTKLQWNAKSKIGSLENAAHKPGGGDKKIETLKMDFKDKAKPKVGSTANVKHQPGGGDIKDNNPKDIQTQKLEIKAQSKVGSLDNVKHKPGGGEKKIFDDKDYLKNVEHSVALTTPPTQSPLPSMTASGADENLNQQS, from the exons ATGGCGGATGTCCTGGAGAAAAGCTCACTGCTGGATGCTGTGCCACCACTAGGCGACCCCCACCCACCGCTGCCCcaccagcagctgcaacaggaagcagcagcaccaccagcagcagcaaatgccgCACCaccgcatcagcagcagcagccacaacaacagcaactgcaacagaaGCCAGCAAATGCGAGGGCTAATCAGGATCAAAAAG AGGGTGACAATGACAGCGGCGTTGATGAGTCCACTCAGGAGAAG GATCGCAACGGACCCAACTCGCCCAGTTCGCCCGTGAAAACGCCCACATCGACCTCATCGAAGCCGGACAAGTCGGGCACGTCGCGCCCACCGAGTGCCACGCCCTCGAACAAATCAGCACCCAAGTCGCGCAGCGCCTCCAAGAATCGCTTGCTCCTCAAGACCCCCGAACCCGAGCCAGTCAAGAAAG TTCCAATGAACAAGGTACAAGTGGGACATGCGCCTTCGCCCAATCTGAAGGCGGTACGCTCCAAGATCGGATCCCTGGACAATGCCACCTATAAGCCGGGTGGTGGCCACGTGAAAATCGAGTCCAAGAAGATCGACATCAAGGCAGCACCGCGCATAGAGGCCAAGAACGACAAGTACATGCCAAAGGGCGGCGAAAAGAAG ATAGTTACAACAAAGTTGCAGTGGAATGCCAAGTCCAAAATCGGTTCGCTGGAGAATGCCGCCCACAAGCCGGGAGGCGGGGACAAGAAGATAGAGACCCTGAAGATGGACTTCAAGGACAAGGCCAAGCCGAAGGTCGGCTCGACGGCCAATGTGAAGCATCAGCCAGGTGGCGGAGACATCAAG GATAACAACCCCAAGGAT ATCCAAACGCAAAAACTAGAAATTAAGGCACAAAGCAAAGTTGGCTCTTTGGATAATGTAAAGCACAAGCCCGGTGGCGGTGAGAAGAAGATTTTCGATGATAAggattatttgaaaaatgttgaacACTCTGTTGCACTGACAACACCACCAACACAG AGTCCACTACCATCCATGACGGCTTCTGGCGctgatgaaaatttaaatcaacAAAGCTAA
- the LOC120451093 gene encoding microtubule-associated protein tau isoform X12 — protein sequence MADVLEKSSLLDAVPPLGDPHPPLPHQQLQQEAAAPPAAANAAPPHQQQQPQQQQLQQKPANARANQDQKEGDNDSGVDESTQEKDRNGPNSPSSPVKTPTSTSSKPDKSGTSRPPSATPSNKSAPKSRSASKNRLLLKTPEPEPVKKVPMNKVQVGHAPSPNLKAVRSKIGSLDNATYKPGGGHVKIESKKIDIKAAPRIEAKNDKYMPKGGEKKIVTTKLQWNAKSKIGSLENAAHKPGGGDKKIETLKMDFKDKAKPKVGSTANVKHQPGGGDIKIQTQKLEIKAQSKVGSLDNVKHKPGGGEKKIFDDKDYLKNVEHSVALTTPPTQSPLPSMTASGADENLNQQS from the exons ATGGCGGATGTCCTGGAGAAAAGCTCACTGCTGGATGCTGTGCCACCACTAGGCGACCCCCACCCACCGCTGCCCcaccagcagctgcaacaggaagcagcagcaccaccagcagcagcaaatgccgCACCaccgcatcagcagcagcagccacaacaacagcaactgcaacagaaGCCAGCAAATGCGAGGGCTAATCAGGATCAAAAAG AGGGTGACAATGACAGCGGCGTTGATGAGTCCACTCAGGAGAAG GATCGCAACGGACCCAACTCGCCCAGTTCGCCCGTGAAAACGCCCACATCGACCTCATCGAAGCCGGACAAGTCGGGCACGTCGCGCCCACCGAGTGCCACGCCCTCGAACAAATCAGCACCCAAGTCGCGCAGCGCCTCCAAGAATCGCTTGCTCCTCAAGACCCCCGAACCCGAGCCAGTCAAGAAAG TTCCAATGAACAAGGTACAAGTGGGACATGCGCCTTCGCCCAATCTGAAGGCGGTACGCTCCAAGATCGGATCCCTGGACAATGCCACCTATAAGCCGGGTGGTGGCCACGTGAAAATCGAGTCCAAGAAGATCGACATCAAGGCAGCACCGCGCATAGAGGCCAAGAACGACAAGTACATGCCAAAGGGCGGCGAAAAGAAG ATAGTTACAACAAAGTTGCAGTGGAATGCCAAGTCCAAAATCGGTTCGCTGGAGAATGCCGCCCACAAGCCGGGAGGCGGGGACAAGAAGATAGAGACCCTGAAGATGGACTTCAAGGACAAGGCCAAGCCGAAGGTCGGCTCGACGGCCAATGTGAAGCATCAGCCAGGTGGCGGAGACATCAAG ATCCAAACGCAAAAACTAGAAATTAAGGCACAAAGCAAAGTTGGCTCTTTGGATAATGTAAAGCACAAGCCCGGTGGCGGTGAGAAGAAGATTTTCGATGATAAggattatttgaaaaatgttgaacACTCTGTTGCACTGACAACACCACCAACACAG AGTCCACTACCATCCATGACGGCTTCTGGCGctgatgaaaatttaaatcaacAAAGCTAA
- the LOC120451093 gene encoding microtubule-associated protein tau isoform X8, with translation MADVLEKSSLLDAVPPLGDPHPPLPHQQLQQEAAAPPAAANAAPPHQQQQPQQQQLQQKPANARANQDQKVFYSFPEGDNDSGVDESTQEKDRNGPNSPSSPVKTPTSTSSKPDKSGTSRPPSATPSNKSAPKSRSASKNRLLLKTPEPEPVKKVPMNKVQVGHAPSPNLKAVRSKIGSLDNATYKPGGGHVKIESKKIDIKAAPRIEAKNDKYMPKGGEKKIVTTKLQWNAKSKIGSLENAAHKPGGGDKKIETLKMDFKDKAKPKVGSTANVKHQPGGGDIKDNNPKDIQTQKLEIKAQSKVGSLDNVKHKPGGGEKKIFDDKDYLKNVEHSVALTTPPTQFAAQGRLIATIHLEFGLCNSDCYWKAPRIQRATTLTSSMSLPAECLVLSVSMPSLNSEPKRPKSAGPKKKPGQAVHSKPFRLY, from the exons ATGGCGGATGTCCTGGAGAAAAGCTCACTGCTGGATGCTGTGCCACCACTAGGCGACCCCCACCCACCGCTGCCCcaccagcagctgcaacaggaagcagcagcaccaccagcagcagcaaatgccgCACCaccgcatcagcagcagcagccacaacaacagcaactgcaacagaaGCCAGCAAATGCGAGGGCTAATCAGGATCAAAAAG ttTTCTATTCTTTTCCAG AGGGTGACAATGACAGCGGCGTTGATGAGTCCACTCAGGAGAAG GATCGCAACGGACCCAACTCGCCCAGTTCGCCCGTGAAAACGCCCACATCGACCTCATCGAAGCCGGACAAGTCGGGCACGTCGCGCCCACCGAGTGCCACGCCCTCGAACAAATCAGCACCCAAGTCGCGCAGCGCCTCCAAGAATCGCTTGCTCCTCAAGACCCCCGAACCCGAGCCAGTCAAGAAAG TTCCAATGAACAAGGTACAAGTGGGACATGCGCCTTCGCCCAATCTGAAGGCGGTACGCTCCAAGATCGGATCCCTGGACAATGCCACCTATAAGCCGGGTGGTGGCCACGTGAAAATCGAGTCCAAGAAGATCGACATCAAGGCAGCACCGCGCATAGAGGCCAAGAACGACAAGTACATGCCAAAGGGCGGCGAAAAGAAG ATAGTTACAACAAAGTTGCAGTGGAATGCCAAGTCCAAAATCGGTTCGCTGGAGAATGCCGCCCACAAGCCGGGAGGCGGGGACAAGAAGATAGAGACCCTGAAGATGGACTTCAAGGACAAGGCCAAGCCGAAGGTCGGCTCGACGGCCAATGTGAAGCATCAGCCAGGTGGCGGAGACATCAAG GATAACAACCCCAAGGAT ATCCAAACGCAAAAACTAGAAATTAAGGCACAAAGCAAAGTTGGCTCTTTGGATAATGTAAAGCACAAGCCCGGTGGCGGTGAGAAGAAGATTTTCGATGATAAggattatttgaaaaatgttgaacACTCTGTTGCACTGACAACACCACCAACACAG TTTGCGGCACAAGGGCGCTTGATTGCCACGATCCATCTAGAATTCGGTCTCTGTAACTCAGACTGT TATTGGAAGGCGCCGCGCATCCAGCGGGCCACCACACTCACCTCGTCCATGTCCCTGCCAGCGGAGTGCCTGGTCCTATCCGTGTCCATGCCCTCGCTCAACTCGGAGCCCAAGCGTCCCAAGAGTGCGGGGCCCAAGAAGAAGCCCGGCCAGGCCGTCCACTCGAAGCCATTCCGCCTGTATTGA
- the LOC120451093 gene encoding microtubule-associated protein tau isoform X14 — protein MADVLEKSSLLDAVPPLGDPHPPLPHQQLQQEAAAPPAAANAAPPHQQQQPQQQQLQQKPANARANQDQKEGDNDSGVDESTQEKDRNGPNSPSSPVKTPTSTSSKPDKSGTSRPPSATPSNKSAPKSRSASKNRLLLKTPEPEPVKKVPMNKVQVGHAPSPNLKAVRSKIGSLDNATYKPGGGHVKIESKKIDIKAAPRIEAKNDKYMPKGGEKKIVTTKLQWNAKSKIGSLENAAHKPGGGDKKIETLKMDFKDKAKPKVGSTANVKHQPGGGDIKSPLPSMTASGADENLNQQS, from the exons ATGGCGGATGTCCTGGAGAAAAGCTCACTGCTGGATGCTGTGCCACCACTAGGCGACCCCCACCCACCGCTGCCCcaccagcagctgcaacaggaagcagcagcaccaccagcagcagcaaatgccgCACCaccgcatcagcagcagcagccacaacaacagcaactgcaacagaaGCCAGCAAATGCGAGGGCTAATCAGGATCAAAAAG AGGGTGACAATGACAGCGGCGTTGATGAGTCCACTCAGGAGAAG GATCGCAACGGACCCAACTCGCCCAGTTCGCCCGTGAAAACGCCCACATCGACCTCATCGAAGCCGGACAAGTCGGGCACGTCGCGCCCACCGAGTGCCACGCCCTCGAACAAATCAGCACCCAAGTCGCGCAGCGCCTCCAAGAATCGCTTGCTCCTCAAGACCCCCGAACCCGAGCCAGTCAAGAAAG TTCCAATGAACAAGGTACAAGTGGGACATGCGCCTTCGCCCAATCTGAAGGCGGTACGCTCCAAGATCGGATCCCTGGACAATGCCACCTATAAGCCGGGTGGTGGCCACGTGAAAATCGAGTCCAAGAAGATCGACATCAAGGCAGCACCGCGCATAGAGGCCAAGAACGACAAGTACATGCCAAAGGGCGGCGAAAAGAAG ATAGTTACAACAAAGTTGCAGTGGAATGCCAAGTCCAAAATCGGTTCGCTGGAGAATGCCGCCCACAAGCCGGGAGGCGGGGACAAGAAGATAGAGACCCTGAAGATGGACTTCAAGGACAAGGCCAAGCCGAAGGTCGGCTCGACGGCCAATGTGAAGCATCAGCCAGGTGGCGGAGACATCAAG AGTCCACTACCATCCATGACGGCTTCTGGCGctgatgaaaatttaaatcaacAAAGCTAA
- the LOC120451095 gene encoding 40S ribosomal protein S10a — protein MFIPKANRVAIYEYLFKEGVLVAKKDSPIQKHPDLETIPNLQVIKVMQSLHSRGWVTEQFAWRHFYWCLTNEGIEELRTYLHLPPEIVPSTLTRPAHSETVRPRGGPGGSGSRGFGGASKVDEDRSNYRRAPFDDGVDKKGDVGAGSGQVEYRGGFGRASRYYK, from the coding sequence ATGTTCATTCCCAAAGCCAATCGTGTCGCCATCTACGAGTACCTCTTCAAGGAGGGTGTGCTGGTGGCGAAGAAGGACTCGCCCATCCAGAAGCACCCGGATCTGGAAACAATACCAAATTTGCAAGTCATCAAGGTGATGCAGTCGCTGCACTCACGTGGCTGGGTCACGGAGCAGTTCGCCTGGAGGCACTTCTACTGGTGCCTGACCAACGAGGGCATCGAGGAGCTGCGCACCTATCTGCACTTGCCCCCGGAGATTGTGCCCTCCACTTTGACGCGTCCTGCTCACTCGGAGACAGTGCGTCCGCGTGGCGGCCCTGGAGGATCGGGATCTCGTGGATTTGGAGGCGCTTCCAAAGTCGATGAGGACAGATCCAACTACAGACGCGCTCCTTTCGACGATGGAGTGGACAAGAAAGGCGATGTGGGCGCCGGAAGCGGACAGGTGGAATATCGTGGCGGTTTTGGTCGCGCTTCTCGCTACTACAAATAA